In Solanum pennellii chromosome 3, SPENNV200, a single window of DNA contains:
- the LOC107013243 gene encoding uncharacterized protein LOC107013243, whose translation MTKKMKSLEQSIRDIQGLGGHKGISFSDLCMFPHVHLPAGFKTPKFEKYDGHRDPIAHLKRYCNQLRGAEGKEELLMAYFGESLVGIASEWFIDQDITNWNTWDDLARCIVQQFQYNIDIVPDRSSLANMRKKTTENFREYAIRWREQAARVKPPMKESEMIDVFLQAQEPDYFHYLLSAVGKTFAEVIKVGEMVENGIMSGKIVSQAALKATTQVLQNSSGNIGGKKRRKDVATIVSAPRTHVQGNSPQHYFPSQAPQYSVPYTPYHVFNAQPIAPPSYPQWRAPTPQYHPPPPQVHQNTARIPFCPRPQYKKENGVKDEFTHIGESYASLFQKLWTLNVLSPIERKMLNPPRRNLDYSQHCTYCSNAPGHNIERCWYLKRVIQDLIDSNRIIVESPSGPNINQNPLPRHTETNMLETMKGHEEFASPYKPILRVGTGIEKSANVVDLTKMMPLGAESRLEKLSPSNTPILTVKGAIEDVWASSSKAKSFVPKKLNKPIFIVQGAHIPPVIIRPVSQLPMTNPKVVPWNYESTVVTYKGKEIDEEIDEVGGITRSGRCYIPMELRKTKNDQIQIKSPVTEGEAEEFLRKMKLSDYSVVEQLRKTPAQISLLSLIIHSDEHRKAVMKILNEAHVPSKVIVSQLEKIAGRIFEVNRITFSDDELPKEDVIGEIELVSTIGPVDFAVNFQVLDINASYNQLLGRPWVHRAGAVPSTLHQMIKFEYDRQEVIVHGEGDLSIYKDSSSPFIKANNENEALVYQAFEVVVIEHVPEGSVISKPMMPIASVMVMNELLKHGFDPGKGLGICLQGRTYPVSLRKSIGTFGLGYQPRVEDKMKAKKQKRDV comes from the exons ATGactaagaaaatgaagagtttggaaCAGAGTATAAGAGATATTCAAGGACTAGGAGGCCACAAAGGCATCTCGTTCAGTGACTTGTGTATGTTTCCTCACGTCCATTTGCCTGCTGGTTTTAAAACTCCAAAGTTTGAAAAATACGATGGTCATAGAGACCCCATAGCTCATTTAAAGAGATATTGCAACCAATTGAGGGGTGCAGAGGGCAAAGAAGAGTTACTTATGGCCTATTTTGGGGAAAGCTTAGTAGGGATTGCATCTGAATGGTTCATAGATCAGGATATCACCAACTGGAACACATGGGATGATTTGGCTCGATGTATTGTACAGCAATTCCAATATAATATTGACATTGTTCCAGATCGCTCCTCGTTAGCCAACATGAGGAAAAAGACCACGGAAAATTTTCGTGAATATGCTATCAGATGGAGGGAACAAGCTGCTAGGGTTAAACCACCGATGAAGGAGTCAGAGATGATTGACGTTTTTCTCCAGGCGCAAGAACCTGATTACTTTCACTATCTGCTTTCTGCCGTCGGGAAGACATTCGCTGAAGTTATTAAGGTAGGGGAAATGGTGGAAAATGGCATCATGTCTGGAAAGATTGTAAGTCAAGCTGCCTTAAAAGCCACAACACAAGTGCTTCAAAATAGTTCTGGAAATATTGGAGGGAAGAAGAGAAGGAAGGATGTGGCCACTATTGTATCAGCGCCTAGGACTCATGTCCAAGGTAATTCCCCACAACACTATTTTCCTTCCCAAGCTCCACAATATTCTGTCCCATACACTCCATATCATGTTTTTAATGCACAACCAATTGCACCCCCTTCTTATCCACAATGGCGTGCACCAACTCCACAATATCATCCACCACCCCCACAAGTTCATCAAAATACTGCTAGAATTCCTTTCTGTCCTAGACCACAATACAAAAAGGAAAATGGCGTTAAAGATGAGTTCACTCATATTGGGGAGTCGTATGCTAGCTTGTTCCAAAAATTATGGACGTTGAATGTTTTGAGTCCTATTGAGAGAAAGATGTTGAATCCTCCCCGGAGAAATTTGGATTATTCTCAACATTGCACATATTGTTCTAATGCCCCAGGGCACAATATAGAGAGATGTTGGTATTTGAAAAGGGTCATTCAGGATTTGATCGATTCTAATCGAATTATAGTTGAAAGTCCGAGTGGACCCAACATCAATCAAAATCCATTGCCGAGGCATACTGAAACAAACATGCTAGAAACGATGAAGGGTCATGAAGAGTTTGCATCTCCGTATAAGCCAATCCTTAGGGTTGGAACTGGCATTGAGAAGTCGGCGAATGttgttgatttaacaaaaatgatgCCTTTAGGGGCGGAAAGTAGGTTAGAAAAGTTGAGTCCATCAAACACACCCATCTTAACTGTGAAAGGAGCCATTGAAGATGTTTGGGCAAGTTCGAGTAAGGCAAAATCGTTTGTTCCAAAAAAGCTAAACAAGCCTATCTTTATCGTGCAAGGGGCCCATATTCCTCCTGTGATTATTAGGCCAGTATCCCAGCTCCCAATGACTAACCCCAAAGTTGTTCCTTGGAATTATGAGTCTACTGTTGTGACATACAAGggaaaagaaattgatgaagaaatagaTGAAGTAGGAGGAATAACCCGTTCAGGAAGATGTTATATCCCGATGGAATTGAGGAAAACTAAAAATGACCAAATACAAATAAAGAGTCCGGTCACTGAAGGAGAGGCAGAGGAATTCCTAAGGAAGATGAAACTATCAGACTACTCCGTGGtggaacaattaagaaaaactcCAGCCCAAATCTCTTTGTTGTCTTTGATAATACATTCTGATGAACATCGTAAGgctgtaatgaaaattttgaatgaagcaCATGTTCCTAGTAAAGTTATAGTGAGTCAGTTAGAGAAGATTGCTGGGAGAATATTTGAGGTAAATCGCATCACCTTTTCAGATGATGAACTACCCAAAGAAG ATGTCATTGGTGAGATAGAGCTCGTATCAACCATAGGGCCTGTGGATTTCGCTGTGAATTTTCAAGTGTTGGATATCAACGCGTCCTACAATCAATTGTTGGGGAGGCCATGGGTGCATAGGGCTGGAGCAGTCCCCTCAACGTTGCATCAAATGATTAAGTTTGAATACGACCGACAAGAAGTGATTGTTCATGGTGAGGGGGATTTGTCAATCTACAAAGACTCTTCCTCCCCTTTTATCAAGGCGAATAATGAGAATGAGGCACTGGTTTATCAAGCTTTTGAGGTAGTGGTTATTGAGCATGTCCCCGAGGGGAGTGTCATTTCAAAACCAATGATGCCCATCGCGTCTGTAATGGTGATGAATGAATTGCTGAAACATGGGTTTGATCCGGGTAAAGGCTTAGGAATCTGCTTGCAAGGGAGAACTTATCCAGTGAGTCTACGAAAGAGCATCGGTACTTTTGGCTTAGGCTACCAACCTAGAGTCGAGGACAAAATGAAGGCAAAGAAGCAGAAGAGAGATGTATAG